One stretch of Candidatus Sulfotelmatobacter sp. DNA includes these proteins:
- a CDS encoding ATP-binding protein encodes MDEARRRRARSKPAAAPAASDALIAALFGDADSGLVLVDARGRVEAVNAAAARLLSITPGRVRRRPAAELLRSVVAGEDPVAEAFGVARGEREALLLTKPGTELPVLLRSYRFGQPPRLLLSFRDLTQPRRMREELRRHERLATLGQLSAGVAHEIRNPLAGIGTSAQVLLRRFEPRDERARFVSVILDEVSRLDRIVNSLLQYARPRTPELKADSLARCIEKVLELQSDALAAARVSAQVVVAPRLGPVYIDADLVTQVLLNLTVNALQAMPDGGTLRFDVRALRRRRAPRGPGRRASDRARLPRGLPSWVTYQQVRVSDSGVGIPRGLQSKLFDPFFSTRPQGTGLGLSISQTIMQEHGGSIAIASREGRGTTVLLNFPVEKRNGERRQLDARPDDAHAAHR; translated from the coding sequence ATGGACGAGGCCCGCCGCCGTCGTGCGCGCTCGAAACCCGCCGCTGCTCCCGCCGCATCCGACGCGCTGATCGCCGCGCTGTTCGGCGACGCCGACTCGGGCCTCGTGCTCGTGGACGCGCGCGGCCGCGTGGAGGCGGTGAACGCCGCCGCCGCGCGCCTGCTCTCGATCACACCCGGCCGCGTGCGCCGCCGGCCCGCCGCCGAGCTGCTGCGCAGCGTCGTCGCGGGCGAGGATCCGGTGGCCGAGGCGTTCGGCGTCGCGCGCGGCGAGCGCGAGGCGCTGCTGCTCACGAAGCCCGGCACGGAGCTGCCCGTGCTGCTGCGCTCGTACCGCTTCGGACAACCGCCGCGTCTGCTGCTCTCGTTCCGCGACCTCACGCAGCCGCGCCGCATGCGCGAGGAGCTGCGTCGCCACGAGCGGCTGGCGACGCTCGGACAGCTGTCCGCCGGCGTCGCGCACGAGATCCGCAATCCGCTCGCCGGCATCGGCACGAGCGCCCAGGTGCTGTTGCGCCGCTTCGAGCCGCGCGACGAACGCGCGCGCTTCGTGAGCGTGATCCTCGACGAGGTCTCGCGGCTCGATCGCATCGTGAACAGCCTGCTCCAGTACGCGCGGCCGCGTACGCCGGAGCTCAAGGCCGACTCGCTCGCGCGTTGCATCGAGAAGGTGCTCGAGCTCCAGTCCGACGCGCTCGCCGCGGCGCGCGTGAGCGCGCAGGTGGTCGTGGCGCCGCGCCTCGGTCCGGTCTACATTGACGCCGATCTCGTGACGCAGGTGCTGCTGAACCTCACCGTGAACGCGCTGCAGGCGATGCCGGACGGCGGCACGCTGCGCTTCGACGTGCGGGCGCTGCGCCGGCGCCGTGCCCCGCGCGGACCGGGGCGCCGCGCGTCGGATCGCGCGCGACTGCCGCGTGGACTGCCGAGCTGGGTCACCTACCAGCAGGTGCGGGTGAGCGACAGCGGCGTCGGCATCCCGCGCGGCCTCCAGTCGAAGCTGTTCGATCCGTTCTTCTCGACCCGGCCGCAGGGCACGGGGCTCGGGTTGTCCATTTCGCAGACGATCATGCAGGAGCACGGCGGCAGCATCGCGATCGCGAGCCGAGAAGGTCGCGGGACGACCGTGCTGCTCAACTTCCCCGTGGAGAAACGCAATGGCGAAAGGCGACAGCTCGACGCGCGCCCAGACGATGCACACGCTGCTCATCGTTGA